A part of Thioalkalivibrio sp. ALJ12 genomic DNA contains:
- a CDS encoding sigma-54 dependent transcriptional regulator, which translates to MSIRHVLVVDDEPDICELLEITLSRMGIEATTTERLNGARELLAQQDFDLCLTDMRLPDGDGLDLVRHIQGQRPDLPVAVITAHGSVDTAVQALKLGAFDFVSKPVDLQQLRELIDTALRMEPAPDLPGTLNAGTVLDADTTRTDSPLLGQAPPMQTLRATIQKLARSQAPVFIRGESGSGKELVAREIHRLGPRSDRPFVPVNCGAIPGELMESEFFGHRKGAFTGATQDHTGLFQAASGGTLFLDEVADLPLPMQVKLLRAIQERAIKPVGGTREIPVDVRLLSATHHDLERAVAEGRFRQDLYYRLNVIELKVPALRERREDIPLLAQCVLARISEQWGTEPLELAPDALEALARHPFPGNVRELENILERAATLSEGPTIQADSIDLPRSAHGEPLPSAEAPGFVPPPPRREIPTATADDVALDQRLAEQERQAIATALQQTGGNRTAAARLLGLSFRQLRYRLKKLGIE; encoded by the coding sequence ATGAGCATTCGCCACGTCCTGGTCGTGGACGACGAACCGGACATCTGCGAACTCCTCGAGATCACCCTCTCCCGCATGGGGATCGAGGCCACCACAACCGAACGCCTGAACGGGGCGCGCGAACTGCTCGCCCAGCAGGATTTCGACCTCTGCCTGACCGACATGCGCCTGCCGGATGGCGACGGGCTGGATCTGGTGCGCCACATCCAGGGCCAGCGCCCGGACCTGCCTGTGGCCGTGATCACCGCCCACGGGAGCGTGGACACCGCCGTCCAGGCCCTGAAGCTGGGCGCATTCGACTTTGTCAGCAAGCCGGTGGACCTGCAGCAGCTGCGCGAGCTTATCGACACCGCACTGCGAATGGAACCCGCTCCAGACCTGCCCGGGACACTGAATGCCGGCACGGTCCTGGACGCCGATACCACCCGCACCGACAGCCCCTTGCTCGGACAGGCACCACCGATGCAGACCCTGCGCGCGACGATCCAGAAACTGGCGCGCAGCCAGGCGCCGGTGTTCATCCGTGGCGAGTCCGGCTCCGGCAAGGAGCTGGTGGCACGCGAGATCCATCGCCTGGGGCCGCGCAGCGATCGCCCGTTCGTCCCGGTCAATTGCGGGGCGATCCCCGGCGAGTTGATGGAGAGCGAGTTCTTCGGCCACCGCAAGGGGGCCTTCACCGGGGCCACGCAGGATCACACCGGGCTGTTCCAGGCCGCCAGCGGCGGGACGCTGTTTCTCGACGAGGTCGCCGACCTGCCACTGCCCATGCAGGTCAAGCTGCTGCGTGCAATCCAGGAGCGCGCGATCAAGCCCGTGGGGGGCACGCGCGAGATCCCGGTGGACGTGCGCCTGCTGTCGGCCACGCACCACGACCTGGAGCGCGCGGTGGCCGAGGGGCGCTTCCGTCAGGATCTCTACTACCGCCTGAACGTGATCGAACTGAAGGTCCCCGCCCTGCGGGAACGACGCGAGGACATCCCTCTGCTCGCCCAGTGCGTGCTGGCCCGGATCAGCGAGCAGTGGGGTACCGAGCCACTGGAACTGGCGCCGGACGCGCTCGAGGCCCTGGCCCGGCATCCCTTCCCGGGGAACGTGCGCGAACTGGAGAACATCCTCGAACGCGCGGCCACCCTCAGCGAGGGCCCCACGATTCAAGCCGACAGCATTGACCTACCCCGTTCCGCACATGGCGAACCCTTGCCATCGGCCGAGGCCCCGGGCTTTGTCCCCCCCCCGCCCCGGCGCGAGATACCGACGGCAACGGCGGACGACGTCGCCCTGGACCAGCGCCTGGCCGAGCAGGAACGCCAGGCCATCGCCACGGCGCTGCAGCAGACCGGCGGCAACCGCACGGCGGCGGCGCGCCTGCTCGGGCTCAGCTTTCGCCAGCTGCGCTACCGGCTCAAGAAGCTCGGGATCGAGTAA